One part of the Parabacteroides distasonis ATCC 8503 genome encodes these proteins:
- the mobV gene encoding MobV family relaxase, whose amino-acid sequence MGYFSLDIKKAKGTSDTTQSDHIERKIIPKNADPTRTHLNRVLVEYPDGVHGRDEAIAHRLNTAGIKRKITHDQVRVVRVVLSGTHEDMMNIQEKGELDEWCSDSIQWLQATFGKDNVVAAHLHMDEKTPHIHAAVVPIVTGERRKAKKEHTDGKRKYRKKTNSVRLCADDLFNRQTLIAYHDNYARVMTKYGLQRGVRGSEARHTTTMQYYRDLKKKNETLETETRLLQEKKAEAQEELKRAKKEVQTEKLKGAATTAATNIAESVVSLFGSNKVKALECRNEDLQDRILELEEEARQREHQQAKQIQEIKTAYEQQNSKLSEFVDFVKRYFPYVEKLMPTIKFLRDRLRFKDSTIRKLCEFKNVTVSGSFYSSEFNQNFEAKHSVCSIKQNESGSYDFKIDGVSHVSWFRRKKDEFMEALGVPTRKQNRDIRL is encoded by the coding sequence ATGGGATATTTTTCATTGGACATTAAGAAAGCAAAGGGTACATCGGACACCACGCAGTCCGACCATATAGAGAGAAAGATAATACCTAAAAATGCAGACCCGACAAGAACACATCTGAACAGGGTGCTTGTCGAATACCCCGATGGCGTTCACGGCAGGGATGAAGCGATTGCCCACAGGTTGAACACGGCAGGCATCAAACGGAAAATCACACACGACCAAGTCCGTGTTGTCCGGGTGGTTTTGTCGGGTACGCACGAGGACATGATGAACATACAGGAAAAAGGCGAACTCGATGAATGGTGCAGCGACAGCATCCAATGGCTGCAAGCCACATTCGGCAAAGACAATGTGGTTGCCGCCCATCTGCACATGGACGAGAAGACTCCGCACATCCACGCAGCCGTTGTTCCCATCGTGACGGGTGAAAGGCGCAAAGCCAAGAAAGAACATACGGACGGTAAGCGCAAGTACCGCAAGAAAACAAATTCCGTCCGTTTGTGTGCCGATGACCTGTTCAACCGCCAGACCTTGATTGCCTACCACGACAATTACGCAAGGGTGATGACGAAATACGGATTGCAACGTGGGGTACGGGGTTCGGAAGCACGGCACACCACCACCATGCAGTATTATCGGGACTTGAAAAAGAAAAATGAAACCCTTGAAACCGAAACCAGACTGTTGCAGGAAAAGAAAGCCGAGGCGCAGGAGGAACTCAAACGAGCCAAGAAAGAGGTGCAGACCGAGAAGCTGAAAGGCGCAGCTACAACAGCAGCAACCAACATAGCCGAAAGTGTGGTTTCTCTTTTCGGGAGTAACAAGGTGAAAGCATTGGAATGCAGGAACGAGGATTTACAAGACCGCATACTTGAACTTGAAGAGGAAGCCCGACAGAGGGAGCATCAACAAGCCAAGCAGATACAAGAGATAAAAACAGCTTATGAACAGCAGAACAGTAAACTGTCTGAGTTTGTGGATTTTGTCAAACGCTACTTCCCTTATGTGGAAAAACTGATGCCGACCATTAAATTCTTGCGTGACCGTTTGAGATTCAAGGATAGCACCATCAGAAAACTTTGTGAATTCAAGAATGTAACTGTAAGTGGCAGCTTCTATTCTTCGGAGTTCAACCAAAACTTTGAAGCCAAACATTCCGTTTGCTCCATCAAGCAGAATGAAAGCGGAAGTTATGATTTCAAGATAGACGGTGTTTCACACGTAAGCTGGTTCAGACGAAAGAAAGACGAGTTTATGGAAGCATTGGGAGTGCCGACAAGGAAACAAAATCGAGATATTAGATTGTAA
- the hxsA2 gene encoding His-Xaa-Ser repeat protein HxsA2 — protein sequence MKKLLFFAVSAILAGASYCSSVSEKIVAKVTNSDTQIEQQQEQTLVLEQSSAEFKLLASHSSHSSHSSHSSHSSHRSHSSHYSSR from the coding sequence ATGAAGAAACTCTTGTTTTTTGCGGTTTCTGCAATTCTTGCAGGTGCAAGCTACTGTTCCTCTGTTAGCGAAAAGATTGTTGCTAAGGTAACAAACAGCGACACTCAAATCGAACAACAGCAGGAGCAGACATTGGTGCTGGAGCAGTCCTCTGCCGAGTTTAAATTACTCGCAAGTCACAGTTCTCACAGCAGTCATAGCTCGCATAGCTCACACAGTTCTCATCGTTCTCATAGTTCCCACTATTCGAGTAGATAA
- the hxsD gene encoding His-Xaa-Ser system protein HxsD, translating into MAEIKFPIVELAADKFQVSVDTSLYAKEVITAAIYKFSHLFYIHQQTDTCNQTLVNVIFESKDNSKVAEDVPKQFCNELIDQQIRYNTNAQFGHIRNMIVQEAFKPVTK; encoded by the coding sequence ATGGCAGAGATTAAATTTCCTATTGTGGAGCTTGCAGCAGATAAGTTCCAAGTTTCTGTAGATACGAGCCTGTATGCCAAAGAAGTTATAACAGCAGCTATCTATAAATTTTCCCACCTGTTTTATATCCACCAGCAAACGGATACTTGTAACCAAACTCTTGTGAATGTTATTTTTGAGTCGAAAGACAACAGCAAGGTTGCGGAAGACGTTCCTAAGCAATTTTGCAATGAGCTGATAGACCAACAGATTCGATATAATACAAATGCACAGTTTGGGCATATTCGTAATATGATAGTTCAAGAAGCGTTCAAACCTGTAACAAAATGA
- the hxsC gene encoding His-Xaa-Ser system radical SAM maturase HxsC: MKQIQGTSYNIEDDIVGRITFGKRNLFGRSNDILVCKDSDKPAFGYLATITEKTTFSAKDKPYCVVNSVENFNEGDVAVINKKGEIIFVYEINSNHNALMATERCNHRCIMCPQPPILQEKDKTPFNLQLISLFDKNTQEIGITGGEPTLIGDNLFTLIRHIKKELPQTAISILSNGVKFADKEFAMKLAKCRHQDLQIDIPLFSDIAEEHNRIVGAKTFYKTVQGLYNLALFRQRIGLRIVVHKQTYKRLPQFADFIYHNFPFVAQVAFMQMETTGLAKENFENLWIDPYDYNNELREAVLLLADRGMKPYIYNAQLCVLPEDIRCYAQRSISDWKDIYIEECDGCVLKGQCAGFFESNRQAHSSHIKKIEHISSDISC, translated from the coding sequence ATGAAACAGATTCAAGGTACTTCATACAATATTGAAGATGATATAGTTGGACGCATAACCTTTGGAAAAAGGAATTTGTTTGGTCGTTCCAATGATATACTGGTTTGTAAAGATAGCGACAAGCCTGCTTTCGGTTATTTGGCTACAATCACGGAGAAAACAACTTTCTCTGCCAAAGACAAGCCTTATTGCGTTGTTAATAGTGTTGAAAATTTCAACGAGGGAGATGTGGCTGTTATCAATAAAAAAGGTGAAATCATTTTTGTGTACGAGATAAATTCTAATCACAATGCGCTGATGGCAACAGAACGCTGTAACCATCGTTGTATCATGTGCCCACAACCACCTATCTTACAAGAGAAAGATAAAACTCCTTTCAACTTACAACTCATATCACTGTTTGACAAAAACACACAAGAGATTGGTATAACAGGGGGAGAGCCAACTCTTATTGGAGATAATCTTTTTACATTGATACGCCATATCAAAAAGGAATTACCTCAAACAGCTATCAGCATTCTGTCGAATGGAGTAAAATTTGCAGACAAAGAATTTGCAATGAAATTAGCCAAGTGCAGACATCAAGATTTGCAAATAGACATTCCTTTATTCTCAGATATAGCCGAAGAACACAATCGTATTGTAGGCGCAAAAACATTTTATAAGACTGTTCAAGGACTATATAATTTGGCATTATTCCGTCAGCGCATCGGATTGCGTATAGTAGTCCATAAGCAAACTTATAAGCGGCTTCCTCAATTTGCAGATTTTATCTACCATAATTTTCCTTTTGTCGCCCAAGTAGCTTTTATGCAAATGGAAACAACTGGATTGGCAAAAGAGAATTTTGAGAATTTATGGATAGACCCATATGACTATAATAATGAGTTACGAGAGGCGGTACTATTACTTGCGGATAGGGGAATGAAACCTTATATCTACAATGCGCAATTATGTGTACTTCCCGAAGATATACGTTGCTATGCTCAACGGTCTATTTCAGATTGGAAAGACATATACATAGAAGAATGTGACGGATGTGTGCTAAAAGGGCAATGTGCAGGATTTTTTGAATCCAACAGGCAGGCTCATAGTTCGCACATTAAGAAAATAGAACATATATCATCCGATATATCGTGTTAG
- the hxsB gene encoding His-Xaa-Ser system radical SAM maturase HxsB, translating to MAYQLLPFRFERFNDNQYLLTNEVGEYIFLANDDFHAFVNGELDEHSDLFYDLASKQIATTDKVEDVVQMLATKFRTKKSILRDFTSLHMIVPTLRCNSSCIYCQVARKNMDDHSADMTKKTAKNVVKTIFQSPSPCIKIEFQGGDPSTDFNMVKYIIEEAEWQNLFKKRELDFVICTNLTLLNEDMVQYLKKHKCMISTSLDGPKDLHDMNRPLQNKDLDHHAIFEKNLAMIRNIWGNNECVSALMTTSKYSLGRFKEIIDEYIRLGFNNIFLRSLNPYGFAKQYKDKIAYPVEEFIANYKEGLNYIIELNKQGIFFVEGFAALLLKRMLTPFATGFVDLQSPAGVGIAGVIYDYDGNVYVSDEARMMARFKNYYFRLGNVNENTYQEMFNGELLHHIIASACNECLPVCAECVFQPYCGADPVRNMSEQGDMIGFRPTNEMCKKTKAIIHYLFELLQKHDPEINRIFWSWLN from the coding sequence ATGGCTTATCAATTACTACCGTTTCGTTTTGAACGATTCAATGATAATCAATATCTTCTGACAAATGAAGTTGGAGAATACATCTTCTTGGCAAATGACGATTTTCACGCCTTTGTTAATGGCGAGTTGGATGAACATAGTGATTTATTCTATGACCTTGCTTCCAAACAAATAGCAACAACTGACAAGGTCGAAGATGTGGTACAGATGCTTGCCACCAAGTTTAGAACGAAGAAAAGCATCTTGCGTGATTTCACTTCGTTACACATGATTGTACCAACGCTACGTTGTAATTCAAGCTGTATTTATTGTCAGGTTGCCCGTAAGAATATGGATGACCATTCTGCTGATATGACTAAAAAGACAGCAAAGAATGTAGTGAAAACCATATTTCAATCTCCATCGCCTTGTATCAAAATAGAATTTCAAGGTGGAGACCCGTCGACAGACTTCAATATGGTAAAGTATATCATCGAAGAAGCTGAATGGCAAAACTTGTTCAAGAAAAGAGAATTGGATTTTGTTATCTGTACTAACCTTACTCTACTTAATGAAGATATGGTGCAGTATTTGAAGAAACATAAATGTATGATTTCCACTTCTCTTGATGGTCCTAAAGATTTGCACGACATGAACCGTCCTTTGCAAAACAAGGATTTAGACCACCATGCCATTTTTGAGAAGAATCTTGCCATGATAAGAAATATATGGGGAAATAATGAGTGTGTTTCTGCATTGATGACTACTTCCAAATATAGTTTGGGACGTTTCAAGGAGATTATAGACGAATACATCAGATTGGGATTCAATAATATATTTCTACGCTCTCTCAATCCTTATGGATTCGCAAAGCAATATAAGGATAAGATAGCCTATCCTGTGGAAGAATTTATTGCGAATTACAAAGAAGGACTGAATTATATTATAGAATTGAATAAACAAGGAATTTTCTTTGTAGAGGGTTTCGCTGCATTGTTGCTAAAAAGAATGCTAACCCCATTTGCAACAGGATTTGTTGATTTGCAATCTCCGGCAGGAGTGGGTATCGCAGGGGTGATATATGATTATGACGGCAATGTGTATGTTTCGGATGAAGCACGAATGATGGCTCGCTTTAAAAACTACTATTTCAGATTGGGTAATGTGAACGAAAATACTTATCAGGAAATGTTTAACGGAGAGTTGCTACATCATATCATTGCTTCTGCTTGTAATGAATGTTTGCCTGTCTGTGCTGAATGTGTTTTTCAACCTTATTGCGGAGCTGACCCTGTTCGTAATATGTCAGAACAAGGAGATATGATAGGTTTTAGACCCACAAATGAAATGTGTAAGAAAACAAAAGCTATTATACACTACTTATTTGAGTTATTGCAAAAGCATGACCCTGAAATAAATAGAATTTTTTGGTCTTGGTTAAATTGA